One window from the genome of Populus alba chromosome 15, ASM523922v2, whole genome shotgun sequence encodes:
- the LOC118033480 gene encoding HIPL1 protein, with translation MGAVTAISFLFLSLLLLLLPDPSLSLPLCTDSRAPFTLNTTLSFCPYNGSSCCNSTHDLQLQKQFQAMNISDAACASLLKSILCARCDPYSAELFTVSSVPRPVAVLCNSTVSANSSQSSQAAKDFCSNVWDTCQNANVLNSPFAPSLRGQPGLPANSSFNKLNVVWQSKADFCNAFGGASTDESVCYAGEPVTLNNNTETPSDDPHGLCLEKIGNGSYLSMVAHPDGSNRAFFSSQQGKIWLATIPEQGSGETLGFDESSPFIDLTDEVYFNTEFGMMGMAFHPNFAQNGRFFASFNCDKVKWPGCTGRCSCNSDVNCDPSKLPPDNGAQPCQYQTVIAEYTANDTASKASLGTTAKPLEVRRIFTMGLPFTSHHGGQILFGPSDGYLYFMMGDGGGAGGDPYNFSQNKKSLLGKIMRLDVDNIPSAAEIDKLNLWGNYSIPKDNPFSEDSDLQPEIWALGVRNPWRCSFDSERPSYFMCADVGQDTYEEVDVITKGGNYGWRAYEGPNLFTPQQSPGGNTSSESISPIFPVMGYYHSDINKNEGSASITGGYFYRSQIDPCMYGRYLYGDLYAGAMWAGTETPENSGNFTSRKIPFSCGRDSPIQCTSLPGSALPSLGYIFSFGEDNRKDNFILASSGVYRVVRPSRCNYTCSKENVTAVGSPSPTSPPSNAGQLHGSFILALFSSLLLLLLGVIF, from the exons ATGGGAGCAGTTACTGCTATTTCCTTCCTGTTCTTGagcttgctgctgctgctgcttcctGATCCTTCTTTATCTCTTCCCTTGTGCACTGATTCAA GGGCGCCCTTTACCTTGAACACCACTCTGAGTTTTTGTCCTTACAATGGGAGCAGCTGCTGCAATTCCACACATGATTTACAGTTACAGAAGCAATTTCAAGCCATGAACATCTCTGATGCTGCCTGTGCCTCACTTTTGAAATCCATCCTTTGTGCT AGATGCGATCCATATTCAGCCGAGTTATTTACTGTGAGCTCTGTACCAAGGCCAGTTGCTGTTCTCTGCAATTCTACTGTTTCAGCAAATTCATCGCAGTCTAGCCAAGCAGCAAAGGACTTCTGCTCTAATGTATGGGATACATGTCAAAATGCAAATGTATTGAATTCCCCCTTCGCACCTTCCTTAAGAGGTCAACCTGGATTGCCAGCAAATTCTAGTTTCAACAAATTGAATGTTGTCTGGCAGTCAAAAGCCGACTTCTGCAATGCATTTGGTGGAGCATCTACGGATGAATCAGTATGTTATGCTGGTGAACCCGTTACACTCAATAATAACACTGAAACACCAAGTGACGATCCACATGGCTTGTGCCTTGAGAAAATTGGGAATGGATCTTACCTCAGTATGGTTGCGCATCCAGATGGATCTAACCGTGCTTTCTTCTCGAGCCAACAGGGTAAGATTTGGTTGGCGACTATTCCTGAACAAGGATCAGGGGAGACATTGGGCTTTGACGAGTCCAGTCCTTTTATTGATCTAACAGATGAAgtgtattttaatactgaatttggaATGATGGGGATGGCATTTCATCCAAACTTTGCACAAAATGGTCGGTTCTTTGCATCGTTTAATTGTGATAAGGTGAAGTGGCCAGGATGTACCGGTAGATGTTCATGCAACTCAGATGTCAATTGTGATCCTTCAAAACTACCTCCTGACAATGGTGCCCAACCATGCCAATATCAAACTGTTATTGCAGAGTATACAGCTAATGACACCGCAAGCAAGGCTTCCTTG GGAACAACTGCGAAACCCTTGGAAGTAAGAAGGATATTTACAATGGGCCTTCCATTTACATCTCATCATGGAGGACAGATTCTCTTTGGACCTAGTGATGGGTATTTATACTTCATGATGGGAGATGGGGGTGGTGCAGGTGGTGATCCTTACAATTTTTCACAAAACAAGAAATCATTGCTTGGAAAGATCATGCGGCTTGATGTTGATAACATACCAA GTGCTGCAGAAATAGATAAACTTAATCTATGGGGAAACTACTCCATCCCCAAAGATAATCCATTTAGTGAAGATAGTGATTTGCAACCAGAAATATGGGCTTTAGGCGTAAGGAATCCCTGGCGCTGTAGCTTTGATTCAGAAAGACCTTCCTACTTCATGTGTGCAGATGTTGGCCAG GATACATATGAAGAGGTGGATGTCATCACTAAGGGGGGGAACTATGGTTGGCGTGCTTACGAGGGACCCAATCTCTTTACTCCTCAACAGTCACCAGGAGGAAACACATCTTCAGAGTCCATTAGCCCAATTTTCCCAGTTATGGGATACTATCACTCTGACATAAACAAGAACGAAGGGTCGGCATCCATCACGGGTGGTTATTTCTATCGCTCTCAGATAGATCCATGCATGTATGGAAG GTACTTGTATGGAGATTTGTACGCCGGAGCCATGTGGGCAGGCACTGAAACACCAGAAAATAGTGGTAACTTTACCTCCAGAAAAATCCCCTTCAGCTGTGGGAGGGACTCTCCCATCCAGTGCACCTCTTTGCCGGGAAGTGCTCTGCCATCTTTGGGTTACATTTTCTCATTTGGGGAGGACAACCGCAAGGATAATTTTATCCTAGCCAGCAGCGGTGTTTACAGAGTCGTTCGTCCAAGTCGCTGCAATTACACTTGCTCGAAGGAAAATGTCACCGCCGTTGGAAGCCCAAGTCCTACTTCACCACCTTCAAACGCAGGCCAGTTACATGGTTCCTTTATCCTAGCCCTGTTCTCTTCTTTGCTGCTGCTTTTGTTGGGTGTTATCTTCTAG
- the LOC118033481 gene encoding protein NUCLEAR FUSION DEFECTIVE 4 has translation MKMEIVNTKWIATVASIWIQSSVGASYTFGIYSSILKSSQGYDQSTLDTVSVFKDIGANAGILSGLLYSAFTMQNNRRRLGVFAGPCVVLLAGAIQSFLGYFVIWASVVGLIRRLPVAVMCFFTWMAAHAQTFSNTTNVVSGVHNFGDYGGTIVGIMKGFLGLSGAILIQFYQTVCNGDPGTFLLLLALTPALVSLLFMSLVRNYDTNTKDDKKYLNAFSAVSLIIAAYLTIIIILENIISLSSLARIITFTVLLLLVASPLGIAVRAHREDADRYAQALLEQRGSKVISSEICKAEDSIEYHELPSEEGQPKAVSDDERLSDEGNINLLQALCRVNFWLLFIAMFCGLGSGLAMINNISQIGESLGYTATERNSLVSLLSIWNFLGRFGAGFVSDIFLHRGGWARPLFVAVTLAIMTIGHVIVAVGFSKNLYLGSVLVGVAYGSLWSLMPTITSEIFGVGHMGTIFNTIAIASPVGSYTFSVRVIGFIYDKLGSGEDNTCFGSRCFMLSFMIMASVAFFGVLVALLLFFRTRRFYKLVVFRRLQNL, from the exons CGGTTGCAAGCATATGGATTCAAAGCAGCGTTGGTGCGTCCTACACCTTCGGTATCTACTCTTCCATCCTCAAATCCTCTCAAGGCTAcgaccaatcaactcttgacaCCGTCTCCGTCTTCAAAGACATCGGTGCCAACGCAGGCATCCTCTCCGGTCTCCTTTACTCCGCTTTCACTATGCAAAATAACCGAAGAAGATTGGGTGTGTTTGCTGGACCGTGTGTTGTCCTCTTGGCCGGGGCAATCCAGAGCTTCTTGGGGTATTTCGTGATATGGGCATCTGTTGTTGGGTTGATTCGCCGGCTTCCGGTGGCGGTGATGTGTTTCTTCACGTGGATGGCTGCTCACGCGCAGACGTTTTCTAATACGACGAATGTGGTGAGTGGAGTTCACAATTTCGGAGATTATGGTGGGACCATCGTCGGGATCATGAAG GGCTTTCTTGGTTTGAGTGGAGCAATACTAATCCAATTCTACCAAACAGTGTGCAATGGTGATCCTGGcactttccttcttcttcttgcgCTGACGCCAGCTCTAGTCTCGCTCTTGTTTATGAGTTTGGTACGAAACTATGACACAAATACAAAAGACGACAAGAAGTACTTGAATGCTTTCTCTGCAGTTTCTCTGATTATTGCAGCTTATCTCACAATCATCATAATTCTGGAAAACATCATTAGTCTGTCATCGTTGGCGCGCATAATTACGTTCACAGTCTTGCTGCTTCTAGTTGCCTCACCTCTTGGAATTGCAGTCAGAGCCCATCGAGAGGACGCTGATAGGTACGCACAAGCGTTACTGGAACAGAGGGGTAGCAAAGTGATATCTTCTGAGATCTGTAAAGCAGAGGATTCTATAGAATATCATGAACTTCCTAGTGAAGAAGGTCAACCAAAGGCTGTTTCTGACGACGAAAGGCTGTCAGATGAAGGAAACATAAATCTCTTGCAAGCCTTATGTAGAGTGAACTTCTGGTTGTTATTTATCGCCATGTTTTGTGGCTTAGGTTCTGGACTTGCTATGATAAACAACATCAGTCAAATAGGAGAATCTCTGGGTTACACAGCCACTGAAAGAAATTCTTTGGTTTCATTGCTGAGTATATGGAACTTTCTTGGCCGTTTTGGAGCTGGCTTTGTGTCGGATATTTTCTTGCACAGAGGTGGTTGGGCAAGACCACTGTTTGTCGCTGTTACTCTAGCAATCATGACCATTGGCCATGTAATTGTTGCTGTTGGTTTTTCCAAGAACTTGTACCTGGGTTCGGTACTGGTTGGTGTTGCTTACGGTTCACTGTGGTCATTGATGCCTACCATAACTTCTGAGATATTTGGGGTGGGGCACATGGGGACTATATTCAACACCATTGCCATAGCAAGTCCCGTTGGATCTTATACGTTCTCTGTAAGAGTCATCGGGTTCATTTACGATAAATTAGGAAGCGGTGAAGATAATACATGCTTCGGCAGTCGATGCTTCATGTTATCTTTTATGATCATGGCATCTGTTGCTTTCTTTGGAGTTCTTGTTGCTCTCCTATTGTTCTTTCGGACCAGGAGGTTCTATAAGTTGGTCGTGTTCAGGCGTCTGCAAAATTTGTAG